The following are encoded together in the Eriocheir sinensis breed Jianghai 21 chromosome 28, ASM2467909v1, whole genome shotgun sequence genome:
- the LOC127004332 gene encoding GS homeobox 1-like — translation MTTMSRSFLVDSLISPRVTETTSGRAPRGYSPPSNTHMPPLLPLHQPCPPGKHSDVLSLYTCRACVPIPPALKQAMAPSLSSFPPAFTSGLAHTPVSLPQAPVLRPVPVSLPMPPIYSPLYAPVTPTRPHLAATPVSQEKKSPSQGVTRPRSPSPSEDVPSCKRIRTAFTSTQLLELEREFASNMYLSRLRRIEIATYLNLSEKQVKIWFQNRRVKYKKEEGGQTRDKCSCLRTCTSSRPREKDHTTPQGCDSQSHDQDPEETPPRPRHNTAVGDDRIKTDSASCDDNEEDHHHHHHHLHHHHMGHTMLHDDLRRREDVHSHNAVTSTEGHPPVGQYTSDAESECDRDSNENIDVVV, via the exons ATGACCACGATGTCCCGCTCCTTCCTGGTGGACTCCCTTATCTCTCCGCGAGTGACGGAGACCACCAGCGGGCGGGCACCCAGAGGCTACAGTCCCCCCTCCAACACTCACATGCCTCCTCTGCTGCCCCTCCATCAGCCGTGCCCGCCCGGCAAGCACAGCGACGTGCTTTCCCTGTACACGTGCCGGGCCTGCGTGCCCATTCCGCCTGCCCTCAAACAGGCAATGgcgccctccctctcctccttcccgcccGCCTTCACCTCGGGCCTGGCCCACACCCCCGTCAGCCTCCCCCAGGCCCCGGTGCTGCGCCCCGTCCCCGTCTCCCTGCCCATGCCGCCCATCTACTCGCCTCTCTACGCTCCCGTcacgcccacacgcccacaccTCGCCGCAACGCCCGTCTCCCAAGAGAAGAAGTCGCCAAGCCAAG GAGTGACGCGGCCCCGCTCCCCGTCCCCCAGTGAGGACGTGCCCTCATGCAAGAGAATCCGCACTGCCTTCACCTCGACTCAGCTGTTAGAGTTGGAGCGAGAATTTGCCTCCAATATGTACCTGAGCAGACTCCGCAGGATAGAGATCGCCACCTACCTCAACCTATCCgagaaacag GTAAAGATATGGTTCCAAAATCGGCGAGTCAAGTACAAAAAGGAAGAGGGCGGCCAAACGCGTGACAAGTGTTCGTGCCTCAGGACCTGCACGTCGTCGAGGCCGCGTGAGAAAGATCACACGACCCCGCAAGGATGTGACAGCCAGAGCCACGACCAAGACCCCGAGGAGACGCCCCCGCGACCCCGCCATAATACAGCCGTCGGGGATGATCGCATCAAGACTGACAGTGCCAGCTGCGACGATAATGaggaagaccaccaccaccaccatcaccatctccaccatcaccatatgGGACACACCATGCTGCACGACGACCTCCGTCGGCGAGAAGACGTCCACTCACACAATGCGGTCACTAGTACGGAGGGACACCCGCCCGTGGGCCAGTATACCTCCGATGCGGAGTCTGAATGCGACCGAGACAGTAATGAAAACATCGACGTGGTGGTGTGA